The following coding sequences lie in one Lolium perenne isolate Kyuss_39 chromosome 2, Kyuss_2.0, whole genome shotgun sequence genomic window:
- the LOC127329173 gene encoding BTB/POZ and MATH domain-containing protein 1-like, with protein sequence MQGAAYGSMLDSGFVSFKLNYSETKDIAIGAVVHSDAISVGGHSWRVNCYPRGYSEADKGEYITIFLELMTGAGLAQARRWLMSKSKGVKAIFEAFLMDKDGAPASSNASRCVKVYPPEGHISWGWFRFVTRRELEARHVVNGWATIVFGIIVVRDDPLAIPPSDIGDHLGRLLDCQDGSDVSFNVDGRKFAAHRAVLAARSPVFKAELFGAMAEATMSQITLEDINPAAFEVLLRFMYTDVLPPDGELAGSPVEMYRHLLAAADRYAMDRLKLMCADKLWENVSVDTVAATLNCAETYNCRELKDKCMAFFVEEQNFKKVVLTQGYVQLVQKFPSIMAELREKVGA encoded by the exons ATGCAAGGAGCAGCATATGGCAGCATGTTGGACTCTGGTTTCGTGTCGTTCAAACTTAACTATTCAGAGACGAAGGACATTGCCATCGGCGCCGTCGTCCACTCCGATGCCATCTCCGTCGGTGGACACTCATGGAGGGTTAACTGCTACCCGCGTGGCTACAGTGAGGCCGACAAGGGCGAGTACATCACAATCTTTCTCGAGCTCATGACAGGGGCGGGCCTAGCTCAA GCCCGCCGCTGGCTCATGAGCAAGTCCAAAGGCGTCAAGGCCATCTTCGAGGCCTTCTTGATGGACAAGGACGGTGCACCGGCCTCGTCCAACGCAAGCAGATGCGTCAAGGTTTACCCACCCGAGGGCCACATCTCGTGGGGGTGGTTTCGTTTCGTTACGCGAAGGGAACTCGAGGCTCGGCACGTGGTGAATGGCTGGGCCACGATTGTGTTCGGGATCATAGTTGTGCGTGATGACCCCCTAGCCATTCCGCCCTCTGACATCGGGGATCATCTCGGCCGACTGCTGGACTGCCAAGACGGTTCCGACGTTTCCTTCAACGTCGACGGCAGGAAGTTCGCTGCTCACCGGGCCGTGCTGGCCGCCCGCTCGCCGGTCTTCAAGGCAGAGCTCTTCGGCGCCATGGCGGAGGCGACCATGTCCCAGATCACACTGGAGGACATCAATCCTGCTGCTTTCGAGGTTCTCCTCCGGTTCATGTACACTGACGTGTTGCCTCCAGACGGCGAGCTCGCCGGCTCCCCTGTCGAGATGTACCGACATCTCCTCGCCGCGGCCGACCGGTACGCCATGGATAGGCTGAAGCTGATGTGCGCCGATAAGCTGTGGGAGAACGTGTCCGTAGATACGGTTGCTGCTACTTTAAACTGTGCCGAAACATACAACTGCCGGGAGCTCAAGGACAAATGTATGGCATTCTTTGTGGAGGAGCAAAATTTCAAAAAGGTCGTTTTAACCCAGGGCTATGTGCAACTGGTTCAGAAGTTTCCATCCATTATGGCCGAGCTGAGGGAGAAGGTGGGGGCGTAG